ATGGATGGTGTGCGTAACGATTTGGACAGCAAGATCGCTCATTGGCGGGCCGCTTTCAACGAGCGCCATTCCGCGGCAGATCTGGCTGCCCTCGAAGGAGCGTCTACGGAAAGTCTCGATCCGGCGTGGCCGGACTGCCAGGCTATTCTTCCTAGCGAGAGGTCTACTCGTAATCACTACGATGCGTTCTAGCTCTTCACCGTCGCCTTGAAATCGCTAAATCTAGAATCACTTTGTCGGTTCTATTGTGGAAAGACAGGCGGGCCTTATCGCGATTCTTTCAGATAGCACGAACGTTATCAGCCGGCGGGCACTTCATTACCTTGAATTCCACGCATGACCCTGCCAGCGTGCGAACCCGCTTCTCTGTAAGGTCGAATGGAGGACAAAACGTCTTCACCGTTACCAGAGCGGCTGATAACCCCAAAAACCTTCGAATCGTTAAACAACTCCACCGTCCACAGTTCTATAACTATCTTCTCTGGGATTCAATGTACTGACGAACGCAAGTGGGGGAGATGCGCTATGTTAGTTCAGGAACTCGCGAGAAAGCCAATCTAATTCCGCGGCCTCTTGCCGCAGGAGCAGTCTATCCGGCTCTGCTCTGAAATATCCATCTGCAAATTTTCAGACGTATTTTACCGAAGCGCATCTAACAGACATCCACTTCCGACGTATCCGTTAGCGATAATCCCGCCGGAAATGCAATCGCGACTGCTCGTCACGTTCTGTCAGGAGAAAAGAACAATGCGCAAAACTATCGTACCTGTGACTGCCGAGATTCCCGAAATACGAGCTGAGCGTCGACCATGGTTGGATCTCGAGTATATCGCCCACGTGGAGCTTTCCTCCGAAGACCCAGAATACCCTTTCGAGAATGCACTCAAGGACACTAGCCTGAAATCATGGAAGGCTGCAACATCAGGTGTGCAGCACATCAAGCTGAGCTTCGACAAGCCGCAGGCGGTCAAACGGATCCATCTACAGTTTTTGGAAAGCAGCCTAGAACGTAGCCAGGAGATCGCTTTGTATGCTTGGGCGGAAGACCAGCCGCGCAAGGAACTAGTTCGACAGCAATGGGCATTCAGCCCTAACGGTTCAACATCAGAGACGGAAGACTATTATTTCGATCTCAGACGGGTTAGGTCGATCGAACTCCGAATCGATCCGGGCCGTCACGATCAGACCGCTATAGCGACATTACAGTCCATCAGGATTGGATAATGCGAAAACGATGGCATCTCTTCTCAATCCATGCCGCGAGCGATATTCACCGTGTGAGAATGCTTCCTCACAAGCGTCCACTGATTCATAAAAGTTTATCGGGCTGTTCCGTAGCGGATAGCCGTGCCACGCCAGAGCATGCTGGAGGCATCATGACCCTGCAACATAGTATCTCTCCACGGCCGTTAGCTCTTTGGAAGGGGCTCAATGCTCCGGAGCCTGCCATGAACTATATGGCTGTTGCCCAAAGCCTCCTTGAGATCAAGGACCTGCAGAACTCCCCCTCCGTCAGCATGTGGCCATTCTTGGTTGATACGCAGCAGACCAGATACATCAACCAGATCAGCATCTATGTCGATCCCCAGATCACGCGGACAGGATGCCGCACTTTCTACATGAACGCAGTCGCCTTGAGGCTTTGGCGTGTGATGGATAAGGCCGGCGTGGCAGTTGGCGAGTGTCATCGGCCACCCCGCACCGCTGTGCTGGCCTTCGGCATGCCGTTCAGCGAGTAGCTGTGAGTCCCAGGGCAACAAAGACATTACAGTGGGGAAGGGGTTCGCCCGGATATGTTGAAGCATTCTTAGCTGTTGTCGGACCAGTAGTCCAGGGCCACCCGCTCCATTGGCTATCATTCCGTAGTCAGTGACATCGGTTTGTAACACTGCCAGCCATCTTACCCTCCATGTCGAGAACCACACGATCACCACATTGGGCAGGGGGAAAGGTCATTGCGACGGGGCCAATCGATTCTGCAACGAAGATCTTCACATTTCTGAAGCTGTCCGGGCGTCGACGCGGTCCCATCGTGTGGCAGGCATTCGAGTTGCACCGATCTGCTCACCTGGATTTGTCTCTGTTTCCCAGTCAAGGTGAGCTATTTAGCTCAGTCATTAGGCCGTACCTTCTGAAACAATGCAAGTGCTATTGAAGTAGCGCCGAAAGACAACATGTTTGCTAGTTCGTGCTTCTTGCTAAATATGTGCATCGGATCGCCCTCAAGGTAGCAAATGCGCAATCGTCAGGCAGGCTCTCTCTGGTTAGGTGTTTGTGTTGGAAATGGTCAGATTTGACCATGTAAACCGACGGTCGAAAGCTATCCTAGCTCCCGAAGACGCGATGAATGCATTCATCATGCCTTCACAAAAATGGCGTGTACTTCAGGCCTCAGGAGCCCTCGATCATCCAGTTTGGAGAGTACGTTATGGACATACCGTCCCAGCGGCTGCTACGGGGACTTGAGGTCATCCACATGACCCCGAAACAGTTTGAGTTGCTTGCGTTGCTCCTTGGGGCAAAGGGACAAACGGTGAGTAACTTCGTCCTGATGGAACAGCTATGGAGTGATTCTAAAGTCGCAAAATACAATCTCACGCAAGCTATCCACCGACTGCGCCTCACTTTGGGTAAGCTGCCTAATCGAGGAGAATATATAGAAACAGTTCGGCATCGCGGTTACCGTATCTCTTCCAAAGCACTTGTAGCGCCGCCGCCTCGTCCCGGTCAGCCATTTGAAAGGTCCTCCTGGTCGACGAATCAAGACGCGCCAAGAAGCATGAATGCTGCGCTGGTCAGGCGGCATCGTGAGATCTTTGTTCCCTCATCGACGTGGTCGAGGGTGGTGAAACAGATTATTTCGATTGTTACAGGCTTTGCAAAGGGTATCAGGAGGAGCCCATGATCCCAACCACATGCGAGATTAGCTCTCGAGGAGATACGATTCTATTTCCTGTGACTTCGTATTGAAGGCTTTTAGCGATCTCTGTTTTCCGTGTTTATCAAGGTAAATGATCACATAAGGCTAGATACGCTCACAATGCAGGTCGATCCCCACCTCTTCCTCTGTGTAAAAGTGAAAGAAGCGTTTCTTGACTAACCAGATCTCTTCTCTTTCTTCAGTGGATGCGATGTGATCGCCCACCAAAGGAATACAACCGATCTGAGTCGCGTCGAAAGTCTTGGTTTTCGTGAATTCACTCCCGGCAGGGCTGAAAAACGAAACGGTGATTTCTCTCATGCCAAAGCGTATCACTTAAGATGAGCGCAGTG
This genomic window from Terriglobus albidus contains:
- a CDS encoding winged helix-turn-helix domain-containing protein, with the translated sequence MTPKQFELLALLLGAKGQTVSNFVLMEQLWSDSKVAKYNLTQAIHRLRLTLGKLPNRGEYIETVRHRGYRISSKALVAPPPRPGQPFERSSWSTNQDAPRSMNAALVRRHREIFVPSSTWSRVVKQIISIVTGFAKGIRRSP